The following are encoded together in the Desulfococcus multivorans genome:
- a CDS encoding sigma-54-dependent transcriptional regulator, translated as METILIVDDEKNYTLILSAILEEEGFETLTANSGNDAVNILENADIDLVITDMKMPGMDGIELLESIKEKDPDLPVIMMTAYGTVEKAVEAMQKGAYNYILKPFENENLIIYVNKAIEMFRIVKENRHLRNSIESRYRFGNIIGKSKSMQAVFATIEKIAPATATVLIEGENGTGKELVAKSIHFNSPRRNEPFIPVNCSALSESLLESELFGHEKGAFTGAMSMKKGRFELADRGTIFLDEIGELSHSLQVKLLRVLQEKSFERVGGIKPIVADIRIIAATNKQLKQEVAKGNFREDLFYRLNVLHLTLPPLRERTEDIRLLVQHFIDKYADERNVDIPIKGIDQEVERLFYEYHWPGNIRELENVIERAMILCPGDTIRVSDLPRSFQTNAYSTLKINDIPTNANLAETLADIEKALISRALMLSNNVQAHAAKMLGIGKSGLNQKIKKYNLDVGTKK; from the coding sequence ATGGAAACGATTCTGATCGTCGACGACGAAAAAAACTATACCCTCATTCTGAGCGCAATCCTGGAAGAAGAGGGCTTTGAAACCCTTACCGCCAACAGCGGCAACGACGCCGTCAACATATTGGAGAATGCGGACATCGACCTCGTGATCACGGACATGAAGATGCCTGGGATGGACGGCATTGAACTGCTCGAAAGCATCAAGGAGAAGGATCCGGATCTGCCGGTCATCATGATGACCGCTTACGGGACTGTTGAAAAAGCGGTCGAAGCCATGCAGAAGGGGGCCTATAATTACATTCTCAAGCCTTTTGAAAACGAGAACCTGATTATCTATGTCAACAAGGCCATTGAGATGTTCCGGATCGTCAAAGAAAACAGGCATTTGAGGAACAGCATCGAATCCCGCTATCGCTTTGGAAACATTATCGGCAAAAGCAAGTCGATGCAGGCCGTCTTCGCGACGATTGAAAAAATCGCGCCGGCCACGGCCACGGTTTTGATTGAAGGAGAGAACGGCACGGGAAAGGAATTGGTGGCGAAATCCATTCATTTCAACAGCCCGCGGCGAAACGAACCCTTCATTCCCGTCAATTGTTCCGCACTCTCTGAAAGCCTTCTGGAGAGCGAACTTTTCGGGCATGAAAAAGGCGCTTTTACCGGGGCCATGTCGATGAAGAAGGGAAGGTTCGAACTCGCGGACCGGGGAACGATCTTCCTGGACGAAATCGGCGAGCTCTCCCATAGCCTTCAGGTCAAACTGCTCCGGGTGCTTCAGGAGAAGTCCTTCGAAAGGGTCGGCGGCATCAAGCCCATCGTTGCGGATATCCGCATCATCGCCGCCACCAACAAACAGCTTAAACAAGAGGTCGCCAAGGGGAATTTTCGTGAGGACCTTTTTTACCGCCTGAACGTGCTTCACTTGACGCTCCCTCCCCTGAGGGAGCGGACCGAAGACATCCGCTTGCTGGTTCAACATTTTATCGACAAGTACGCCGACGAGAGAAATGTGGATATCCCGATCAAGGGAATCGACCAGGAGGTGGAGCGCCTTTTTTATGAATACCATTGGCCCGGCAATATCCGGGAGCTTGAAAACGTCATCGAAAGGGCGATGATCCTTTGTCCGGGAGACACGATCCGTGTATCCGATCTGCCCAGAAGCTTCCAGACCAATGCTTACAGCACCCTGAAAATCAACGATATTCCCACCAACGCAAATCTGGCCGAAACCCTGGCCGATATCGAGAAAGCCTTGATCAGCCGGGCGCTGATGCTCTCAAACAACGTCCAGGCGCATGCGGCAAAAATGCTCGGTATCGGAAAAAGCGGTCTGAATCAAAAGATCAAGAAGTACAACCTGGACGTCGGCACAAAAAAATAG
- a CDS encoding radical SAM domain protein, whose product MTSPVPVYIETFRRGDLDERVETARRRMACCTLCPRTCRVDRLAGDTGICKTGPRAWVSSCGPHFGEERPLTGTGGSGTIFFTHCNLLCLFCQNFDISHGNAGDPTGTEALARMMLSLQEAGCHNINLVTPSHVVPQILAALKPAIEGGLSLPLIYNSSGYDSVETLKLLDGVVDIYMPDFKFWSPDLARRACRAPDYPDVARKALIEMHRQVGDLVIDEGGIARRGLLVRHLVLPGGLADTDKVMGFIADRISPNTYVNIMPQYRPCGRAAEVEGLGRFPSRSDFIDALKAARAAGITRLDEPRRVFLVA is encoded by the coding sequence ATGACATCACCGGTACCTGTTTATATTGAAACCTTCAGGAGAGGGGATCTCGACGAGCGAGTCGAAACGGCCCGACGCCGAATGGCGTGCTGTACCCTTTGCCCGAGAACCTGCCGGGTAGACCGCCTTGCCGGAGATACCGGCATCTGTAAAACCGGGCCCAGAGCCTGGGTGTCGAGCTGCGGACCCCATTTTGGGGAAGAGAGGCCCCTGACGGGAACGGGCGGATCCGGAACGATTTTTTTCACCCATTGCAATCTACTCTGCCTTTTCTGCCAGAATTTCGACATCAGCCACGGGAATGCGGGAGATCCGACCGGGACTGAAGCGCTTGCCCGTATGATGCTGTCCCTGCAGGAGGCCGGATGTCATAACATCAACCTGGTGACGCCGTCTCATGTCGTTCCCCAGATTCTGGCGGCACTGAAGCCGGCGATCGAAGGCGGCCTCTCTCTGCCCCTGATTTACAACAGCAGCGGTTACGACAGCGTGGAGACCCTGAAGCTGCTTGACGGTGTTGTCGACATCTATATGCCCGATTTTAAATTCTGGTCTCCCGACCTTGCCCGACGGGCGTGCCGTGCCCCCGATTATCCGGATGTCGCCCGGAAAGCGCTGATTGAAATGCACCGTCAGGTCGGGGATCTCGTCATCGACGAAGGCGGTATCGCTCGTCGCGGCCTTCTGGTGCGCCATCTGGTGCTTCCCGGAGGGCTTGCCGATACCGACAAGGTCATGGGGTTCATTGCCGATCGTATCTCTCCGAACACCTATGTCAATATCATGCCCCAGTACCGACCCTGCGGTCGGGCCGCCGAAGTCGAAGGGCTTGGACGCTTTCCGTCCCGAAGCGATTTCATCGACGCGCTGAAAGCCGCTCGGGCTGCCGGCATTACCCGGCTTGACGAACCCCGTCGCGTTTTTCTGGTGGCATGA
- a CDS encoding adenosine kinase, which yields MFRANSDCGVVVGIGSALVDILVHEAEDFVEKAGAVKGGMAYVDNRVIDDILMRVSKAPFFVSGGSACNTVIGVGRLGGRARFVGKSGNGNLAGLFESDLKNNNVEPLLFKSTALTGRVLSIITPDAQRSMLTYLGASAEAAPSDITTACFNDAAVVHVEGYLLFNKALILSALDTAKQVGARISLDLASFTVVRESKAFLADIVKQYVDILIANEDEAQAFTGYTDEKDAVKSLAQNCDIAVLKLGERGSLIAHDGDILEIAPRLDAPAVDTTGAGDLWASGFLYGLVNGLPLEKSGELGSLCGYEVCRVIGAKISDEGWQRIKAAMGSEFSVDLFPTDISGKGISDPPEAFCHP from the coding sequence ATGTTTCGAGCCAATTCGGACTGCGGTGTGGTTGTGGGTATTGGATCCGCGCTGGTGGATATTCTGGTGCATGAAGCGGAGGATTTTGTCGAAAAGGCGGGAGCTGTAAAAGGCGGCATGGCCTATGTGGATAACCGCGTCATCGATGACATCCTCATGCGGGTATCGAAAGCGCCCTTTTTCGTTTCCGGGGGATCGGCCTGCAATACGGTGATCGGCGTCGGGCGACTCGGAGGCCGGGCCCGCTTTGTGGGAAAGAGCGGGAATGGAAATCTGGCCGGTCTTTTTGAGTCGGACCTCAAAAACAACAATGTTGAGCCCCTTCTTTTCAAATCGACCGCTCTCACCGGGAGGGTACTTTCCATCATCACGCCGGATGCCCAACGGTCCATGCTGACCTATCTGGGGGCATCGGCCGAGGCCGCTCCTTCGGATATCACGACGGCATGCTTCAACGACGCGGCGGTCGTCCACGTCGAAGGGTACCTGCTGTTCAACAAAGCGCTCATCCTGTCGGCCCTGGACACAGCGAAACAGGTGGGCGCACGAATATCCCTGGATCTGGCCAGCTTTACCGTCGTCAGGGAATCGAAGGCTTTTTTGGCGGATATCGTGAAACAGTATGTCGATATTCTGATTGCCAACGAAGATGAAGCTCAGGCGTTTACGGGTTACACGGATGAAAAGGACGCGGTCAAATCCCTGGCCCAGAACTGTGATATTGCCGTTTTGAAACTGGGGGAACGGGGCAGTCTGATCGCTCATGACGGCGACATTCTGGAGATTGCTCCCAGGCTTGACGCGCCGGCGGTGGATACCACCGGAGCCGGCGACCTCTGGGCATCAGGGTTTCTGTATGGTCTGGTCAACGGGCTGCCTCTGGAGAAAAGCGGTGAACTGGGATCGCTGTGCGGCTACGAGGTTTGTCGGGTCATCGGCGCCAAAATTTCCGATGAAGGTTGGCAGAGAATAAAGGCCGCCATGGGGAGCGAATTTTCAGTTGACCTTTTTCCGACGGATATTTCCGGAAAAGGGATCTCGGATCCGCCTGAGGCGTTTTGTCACCCTTGA
- a CDS encoding SH3 domain-containing protein, which yields MMMKRFTPTIVILLMFMSGTALAERMTVNVSMANVRSGPGNEHGILWKLEKYHPVEILKKQDVWYYFEDFENDKGWIHKSLLTGEPSVIVVKDRCNIRSGPGTQYEIVFTVEKGVPFKVLKKEGEWISIVHADGDKGWVHKNLVW from the coding sequence ATGATGATGAAGAGGTTTACGCCGACAATTGTCATTCTGTTGATGTTCATGAGCGGTACGGCCCTGGCCGAACGGATGACGGTCAATGTTTCCATGGCGAATGTCCGCTCCGGCCCCGGCAACGAACACGGAATCCTGTGGAAGCTTGAAAAATATCATCCCGTCGAAATCCTCAAAAAGCAGGATGTCTGGTATTATTTCGAGGATTTCGAAAACGACAAAGGATGGATTCACAAAAGTCTCCTTACCGGCGAACCTTCGGTCATTGTCGTAAAGGATCGCTGCAACATCCGCTCCGGCCCCGGCACCCAATACGAAATCGTTTTCACCGTTGAAAAAGGCGTGCCGTTCAAAGTGCTCAAGAAAGAGGGCGAATGGATAAGCATTGTTCATGCGGACGGTGACAAAGGATGGGTCCACAAGAATCTGGTCTGGTGA
- a CDS encoding tetratricopeptide repeat protein, with protein sequence MAKKAKNRKELLKKPDEFLTFSGKLLATIIKYKVYAVSGLILLLAVVMLISGINYMGNRAENQAFVLLEKGMADYDRILADDGPEKAYQVAKNQFQPLFEEYAQKDAGRLARIVYAGMAYDAGDFDTAITLYQGALDDIGAYPGLKPFILGGLGRTYLAQKAYASAARQFETIIQGSDPVLKEDAYLNLGLIYDRMGKTEKRSEILSRFIAEYPDSTFVGMVKEKLANS encoded by the coding sequence ATGGCAAAAAAGGCCAAGAATCGGAAGGAGCTGCTCAAAAAACCCGATGAATTTCTCACTTTTTCGGGAAAACTCCTGGCGACGATCATCAAATACAAGGTTTACGCCGTCAGCGGACTGATACTCCTCCTGGCTGTTGTCATGCTCATATCGGGCATCAATTACATGGGCAATCGGGCCGAAAACCAGGCGTTCGTTCTGCTGGAAAAAGGGATGGCGGATTACGACAGGATTCTTGCCGACGACGGGCCGGAAAAGGCCTATCAGGTCGCAAAAAATCAGTTTCAGCCGTTGTTCGAAGAATACGCCCAAAAGGATGCCGGCCGGTTGGCTCGTATCGTGTATGCCGGCATGGCCTACGACGCCGGTGATTTCGACACCGCCATCACACTTTACCAGGGAGCGCTCGATGATATCGGCGCCTATCCGGGATTGAAACCGTTTATCCTCGGCGGATTGGGACGGACATATCTTGCCCAAAAGGCGTATGCGTCGGCAGCTCGACAATTTGAAACCATTATCCAGGGGAGCGATCCCGTACTGAAAGAGGATGCATATCTGAATCTTGGGTTGATCTATGACCGGATGGGAAAAACGGAGAAGCGATCGGAGATTTTAAGTCGATTTATAGCGGAATATCCCGATTCGACCTTTGTCGGCATGGTAAAGGAAAAGCTGGCCAACAGCTGA
- a CDS encoding metallophosphoesterase family protein, whose amino-acid sequence MGNIYAVGDIHGCLDKLEQLFAKIDPDPMRDQLIFLGDYIDRGPSSYEVVAYLISLKKRMPDTVFLKGNHEEMFLQYLSGIERHLFLTNGGKATLDSYMKNKACADESLIPPDHLQFFSALGLYYQTGDYIFVHAGLREGVPLESQKSEDLLWIRDAFIASDYDFGKRVVFGHTPFSIPLVQPNKIGVDTGAVYGNRLTCVKLPEIVFFHV is encoded by the coding sequence ATGGGAAATATTTATGCCGTCGGCGATATTCACGGTTGTCTTGACAAGCTCGAGCAATTGTTCGCGAAAATCGACCCCGATCCAATGCGGGATCAGCTGATTTTCCTGGGCGACTACATCGATCGGGGGCCGTCGTCCTATGAGGTGGTGGCGTATTTGATCTCGCTCAAAAAGCGGATGCCCGACACCGTTTTTCTGAAGGGAAACCACGAAGAGATGTTTCTTCAATACCTTTCCGGGATCGAGCGCCACCTGTTTCTCACAAACGGCGGCAAGGCGACGCTGGACAGCTATATGAAAAACAAGGCCTGCGCAGACGAAAGTCTCATCCCGCCGGATCATCTCCAATTTTTTTCGGCACTCGGTCTTTATTATCAGACCGGGGACTATATCTTCGTCCATGCGGGGTTGAGGGAAGGGGTCCCTCTGGAATCGCAGAAGTCCGAAGATTTGCTCTGGATACGCGATGCTTTCATTGCTTCCGATTATGATTTCGGCAAGCGGGTTGTTTTCGGCCACACGCCGTTCAGCATTCCACTGGTTCAGCCCAACAAAATCGGCGTCGACACGGGGGCCGTGTACGGCAACCGCCTGACCTGTGTCAAATTGCCGGAAATCGTATTTTTTCATGTCTGA
- a CDS encoding PilN domain-containing protein — MSVFLLLILFLLIPLFWYNSRLSGKIEALDSQIDYTRKDIVKYKKIAMESEAIQKKIDVLKTKLKIIDNLEKSRKTAFLIMDTMTDTVVEKKMWFSRLEAMEKEVLPPTPRNTKRGRQKSKKNQAEAPVVEVNSPEIDIKIDGIALDNQTVADFMTRLENADIFTDIRLINLSLENFKQGKDQEDINLRNFQVYCKGIPEKAEAKKDPS, encoded by the coding sequence ATGTCTGTTTTCCTGCTTTTGATTCTTTTCCTTCTCATCCCCCTCTTCTGGTACAACAGCCGATTGAGCGGGAAGATCGAGGCCCTGGACAGCCAGATTGACTATACCCGAAAGGATATCGTCAAGTACAAAAAAATTGCCATGGAATCTGAAGCTATCCAAAAGAAAATCGACGTATTGAAGACCAAACTCAAGATTATCGACAATCTTGAAAAAAGCCGGAAAACAGCTTTTCTCATTATGGATACGATGACGGATACGGTTGTCGAAAAGAAGATGTGGTTCAGTCGTCTCGAGGCCATGGAAAAGGAAGTCCTGCCGCCAACACCCCGAAATACCAAAAGAGGCAGACAAAAAAGCAAAAAAAATCAGGCAGAGGCTCCCGTCGTCGAGGTCAACAGTCCGGAAATCGATATCAAGATCGACGGCATCGCTCTTGACAACCAGACAGTGGCGGACTTCATGACACGGCTTGAGAATGCCGATATATTCACGGATATCCGGTTAATCAATCTCAGCCTGGAAAACTTCAAACAGGGAAAAGATCAGGAAGATATCAACCTGAGGAATTTTCAGGTCTACTGCAAAGGGATTCCCGAAAAAGCGGAGGCGAAGAAAGATCCGTCATGA
- a CDS encoding pilus assembly protein PilP, translating to MYKYAAPIICFFVLFCNGCEENAAPPPEPKVVHKKIDQKPVVKPSTGKSIPPGSRKDETDSRVRKIDGPLMKGDNAARNAADPTGIDEAPEKIDVTATVIERIGMDDHPLNEQSLHDILNLVDKTAKKTLAHPSGYSAENKIDPFEPLIKPKPVEKPKPPATRKKPVVPTRRLTPLEKMDLNQLKLVGIVRADSGNKALIEDSTGKGYIVVHGTCMGIHSGKVVDILKDRVVVEEEDKDLSGNVRIHKRELKFQRPSGDDQYEM from the coding sequence ATGTATAAGTATGCCGCCCCGATCATCTGTTTTTTCGTCCTTTTCTGCAACGGATGCGAAGAGAACGCTGCGCCGCCGCCTGAACCGAAAGTCGTGCATAAAAAGATCGATCAGAAGCCCGTGGTCAAACCGTCGACGGGGAAGTCGATCCCCCCGGGGTCCCGGAAAGACGAAACGGATTCCCGGGTTCGAAAGATCGATGGTCCGTTGATGAAAGGCGACAATGCCGCCCGGAATGCAGCCGATCCAACTGGGATTGACGAGGCGCCGGAGAAAATCGATGTCACGGCGACCGTGATCGAGCGTATCGGTATGGATGATCATCCCCTGAATGAGCAGTCGCTTCATGATATTCTGAATCTGGTGGACAAAACGGCGAAGAAAACCCTTGCGCACCCCTCCGGCTACAGCGCTGAAAACAAGATCGATCCCTTTGAACCGTTGATCAAGCCCAAACCGGTCGAAAAGCCCAAACCGCCTGCAACCCGGAAAAAACCGGTCGTTCCGACGCGCCGGTTGACCCCCTTGGAAAAGATGGATCTCAATCAATTGAAACTGGTGGGCATTGTTCGGGCCGACAGCGGCAACAAGGCCCTCATCGAGGATTCGACGGGAAAGGGGTATATCGTCGTCCATGGAACCTGCATGGGGATTCACTCCGGCAAGGTGGTGGATATCCTTAAAGATCGAGTTGTCGTGGAAGAGGAAGACAAGGACTTGTCGGGGAACGTGAGGATCCACAAAAGAGAATTGAAATTTCAAAGGCCTTCCGGAGATGACCAATATGAAATGTAA
- the pilM gene encoding type IV pilus biogenesis protein PilM produces MLFGKKKNIIGIDIGSRTIKVAEVEENKKGRTIRKFGMIDIAPGLIEEGAVKNPQAVAYLIRQLFNSQKIKANNVAVSIGGYSTIVKNISVPVMDEAQLQEMIQFEAEQYIPFDINDVNLDFQIIGENDINPNQMNVLLVAAKKEMINDYVNLVQMAGLNPCIIDVDAFALQNIYEINYEDNGENVALIDIGANKTTLNILKENFSVFMRDVSMGCRQISTKIIPLADCTLEEAEGMYHNEETDKIPDKEIIEIVSSVVTSWCTEIGRALDFFYSTYPGDQIPRIILSGGGAKIKKFRDLLAAETSSEVEIIQPFKKFSISGDFDPSYLEQVAPQAAISLGLAIRKIDDK; encoded by the coding sequence ATGTTATTTGGGAAAAAGAAGAACATCATCGGCATCGATATCGGCTCCCGAACCATCAAGGTTGCAGAGGTCGAAGAAAATAAAAAGGGACGGACGATCAGAAAATTCGGCATGATCGATATCGCACCGGGTCTGATCGAGGAGGGCGCCGTCAAAAATCCGCAAGCTGTCGCCTATCTCATCCGTCAGTTGTTCAATTCTCAGAAAATCAAGGCAAACAACGTTGCCGTCTCCATTGGAGGGTATTCCACCATTGTCAAGAACATCAGTGTTCCGGTCATGGACGAAGCGCAGCTGCAGGAGATGATCCAATTCGAAGCCGAACAGTATATCCCTTTCGACATCAACGATGTCAATCTCGATTTTCAGATTATCGGAGAAAACGACATAAATCCCAATCAGATGAATGTTCTTCTGGTGGCGGCCAAAAAGGAGATGATAAACGATTACGTCAATCTGGTTCAGATGGCCGGCCTCAACCCCTGTATCATCGATGTCGATGCCTTCGCCCTCCAAAATATATATGAAATAAACTATGAAGATAATGGGGAAAATGTTGCGCTGATCGATATCGGGGCCAACAAGACAACACTCAATATCCTCAAGGAAAATTTCTCGGTTTTCATGAGAGACGTTTCCATGGGATGCCGGCAGATCAGTACTAAAATCATTCCTCTCGCCGACTGCACCCTGGAGGAGGCGGAAGGGATGTATCACAATGAAGAGACAGACAAGATTCCCGACAAGGAGATCATAGAGATCGTTTCATCGGTCGTCACCTCGTGGTGTACTGAAATCGGTCGCGCGCTCGATTTTTTTTATTCCACCTATCCCGGGGATCAGATCCCCAGGATCATTCTGAGCGGCGGTGGCGCAAAAATAAAGAAGTTCAGGGATCTTCTCGCCGCGGAAACCTCTTCCGAGGTTGAGATTATTCAACCTTTCAAGAAATTTTCCATCAGCGGCGATTTCGACCCTTCCTATCTTGAGCAGGTTGCCCCGCAGGCCGCCATCAGCCTTGGATTGGCCATCAGAAAGATTGACGACAAATGA
- a CDS encoding type 4a pilus biogenesis protein PilO → MNRISPPSTAFLDPYLEKIGRLSKFQRILICVATLVFIIAPVVYFLYIPKHEQIGILEDEYESLSRELRQYQKKAKSLKKYRAEAKAIEADFEKARQALPENEEIPSLLKNISRAGQDAGLEFFQFRPERESTVGFYARIPVSMKFKGSYHEVLDFFYRVSKLSRIVNIKDIRMSSTKLRKQKGENDWEQLDVSCTSLTYKFVDKTPQAATETRKP, encoded by the coding sequence ATGAACAGGATAAGCCCCCCATCAACGGCATTTTTAGACCCATATCTCGAAAAGATCGGCAGATTATCAAAATTCCAACGGATTCTGATCTGCGTGGCGACGCTGGTCTTCATCATCGCTCCGGTCGTCTATTTCCTCTACATTCCCAAGCATGAGCAGATTGGCATCCTGGAGGACGAATATGAATCCCTCTCCAGGGAATTGCGCCAATATCAAAAAAAGGCCAAATCGTTAAAAAAATACAGAGCCGAGGCAAAGGCGATCGAGGCGGACTTCGAGAAAGCCCGGCAGGCGCTTCCCGAGAACGAAGAGATTCCATCCTTGCTGAAGAACATATCCCGTGCGGGTCAGGATGCCGGATTGGAATTTTTTCAATTCAGGCCCGAAAGAGAGAGCACCGTCGGATTTTATGCCCGGATTCCCGTCTCCATGAAATTCAAGGGCTCCTATCATGAAGTCCTGGATTTCTTTTACAGAGTCTCAAAACTCTCTCGTATCGTCAACATCAAGGACATCAGGATGAGTTCCACCAAACTCCGCAAGCAAAAAGGAGAAAACGATTGGGAGCAGCTGGACGTCTCCTGCACCTCCCTGACCTACAAATTTGTAGATAAAACCCCTCAAGCCGCTACCGAAACCCGCAAACCATAA
- a CDS encoding two-component system sensor histidine kinase NtrB: MAPRSFEEKSKPFRLVKYFTFTSLIAIFLGTVILCFLNIHWARTLQFKKSQDYARLLIENLNHQIYTQFQVPVFYLFGKIQLSDKKQFHLMDKVVRNTFHSFKVDLVNLYDTQKNIISYSFDPDLVGKKDLGGEGYLKALNGQYTFKLVQEGNFWEKLLGMPQKIQVITFAPLREARPLTPISGEILGVVEIVQDLSEDYKTIFRFQIRIIISCAVVMMILLVILIFVVKKGEGIIQQRTLERIRLKEQLSRAERLSSLGEMVAGISHEIRNPLGIIRSSAELLKKKMDKTAPMNTIPDVIVEEANRLNSIITDFLNYAKPHPPNFAPCRVDEILEKNITFLDPELEAQGYIIKKRYNGDIPPIQADSGMIYQVFLNILINSMQAMPGGGEIHVDIESAGETVNIIFKDKGKGIPQEILEKIWDPFFTTKETGTGLGLGIVKNIIEAHNGSIHIENRPIYGAQVTIQLPVNRAM, from the coding sequence ATGGCGCCAAGGTCTTTTGAAGAAAAATCGAAACCGTTTCGTCTTGTAAAATACTTTACATTTACGAGTCTGATTGCCATCTTTCTGGGAACGGTGATTCTCTGCTTTCTGAACATACACTGGGCAAGGACGCTTCAGTTCAAGAAAAGCCAGGATTATGCCCGTCTACTCATTGAAAATCTTAACCATCAGATATACACGCAGTTCCAGGTGCCTGTATTTTACCTTTTCGGAAAAATCCAGCTCAGCGATAAAAAGCAGTTTCACCTGATGGACAAAGTCGTCAGAAACACCTTTCACAGCTTCAAGGTGGATCTCGTCAATCTTTATGACACCCAAAAGAACATCATATCCTACAGCTTTGATCCGGATCTGGTAGGGAAAAAAGATCTGGGGGGAGAGGGATACCTGAAGGCCCTGAACGGTCAATACACCTTCAAACTGGTTCAAGAAGGAAATTTCTGGGAAAAACTGTTGGGAATGCCCCAGAAGATCCAGGTGATTACCTTTGCGCCGTTACGGGAGGCCCGGCCTCTGACCCCCATATCCGGCGAAATTCTCGGCGTCGTCGAAATCGTTCAGGATCTTTCAGAGGACTATAAAACCATCTTCCGATTCCAGATCCGTATCATCATCTCCTGTGCCGTGGTGATGATGATTCTGCTCGTGATCCTGATTTTCGTCGTCAAAAAGGGGGAAGGGATCATCCAGCAGCGCACGCTCGAAAGAATACGGCTGAAGGAACAACTGAGTCGTGCGGAACGCCTGTCTTCCCTTGGTGAAATGGTTGCGGGAATTTCCCATGAAATCAGAAACCCTTTGGGCATCATTCGAAGTTCCGCCGAATTGCTGAAGAAGAAAATGGACAAAACCGCCCCCATGAACACCATCCCCGACGTTATCGTCGAAGAGGCCAATCGCCTCAACAGCATCATCACGGACTTCCTCAATTACGCAAAACCCCATCCCCCCAATTTCGCCCCCTGCAGGGTCGATGAGATTCTCGAGAAAAACATCACCTTTCTGGACCCGGAGCTCGAGGCTCAGGGCTATATCATTAAAAAGCGATACAATGGCGATATCCCGCCCATTCAGGCGGATTCAGGCATGATATATCAGGTTTTTCTGAACATCTTGATCAATTCCATGCAGGCCATGCCCGGCGGCGGTGAAATTCATGTCGATATCGAATCCGCCGGCGAAACGGTAAACATCATCTTTAAAGACAAGGGCAAGGGCATACCTCAGGAGATCCTGGAAAAAATCTGGGATCCCTTCTTTACCACCAAGGAGACCGGCACAGGGCTTGGACTCGGCATCGTGAAAAATATCATCGAAGCCCACAATGGGAGCATCCACATCGAAAACCGACCGATCTATGGGGCCCAGGTCACTATCCAGCTGCCGGTCAACAGGGCTATGTAA